In Flavobacterium sp. WV_118_3, one DNA window encodes the following:
- a CDS encoding type III pantothenate kinase: protein MLLAIDIGNTRIKVAVFEKDSLLDQDAFDKTEAVNRISKILEKYTQIENAVLSRVGFLDETVLKWLESQLKVHVITSDSPMPFQNRYETPKTLGIDRMVLASGAVFQFPKQNRLIIDSGTCITYDFIDADDNYLGGAISPGLRLRYESLHNYTAKLPLLTLENPSGLIGGSTKQSIHSGVVNGFLCEVDGLIERYRQQYQVLTVILTGGDTDFLAKSVKNTIFANPNFLLESLNHLYQYTINK, encoded by the coding sequence ATGCTTTTAGCAATAGATATAGGGAATACCCGGATTAAAGTCGCTGTATTTGAAAAAGATAGCTTGCTTGATCAGGATGCTTTTGATAAAACGGAAGCTGTAAATCGGATCTCAAAAATCCTTGAAAAATATACACAAATAGAAAATGCGGTGCTTTCCAGAGTCGGATTTTTGGACGAAACGGTTCTGAAATGGCTGGAAAGTCAGCTAAAAGTGCATGTTATTACTTCGGATAGTCCAATGCCGTTTCAAAATCGGTACGAAACGCCAAAAACATTGGGTATCGACCGAATGGTACTGGCTTCGGGCGCAGTATTTCAGTTTCCCAAACAAAACCGACTGATCATCGACTCCGGAACCTGTATCACGTACGATTTTATTGATGCCGACGACAATTATCTCGGTGGTGCCATTTCGCCGGGACTTCGGTTGCGGTATGAATCCTTACATAATTATACGGCAAAATTACCGTTATTAACCCTTGAAAACCCGTCGGGCTTGATCGGAGGATCTACAAAACAGTCGATTCATTCCGGTGTAGTAAACGGTTTTTTGTGCGAAGTTGACGGGCTCATCGAACGCTATCGTCAACAATATCAAGTTTTAACAGTAATTTTAACAGGAGGTGATACGGATTTTTTGGCTAAAAGCGTAAAAAACACCATATTTGCCAATCCAAATTTTCTATTGGAAAGTTTGAACCACTTATATCAATATACAATCAACAAATGA
- a CDS encoding peptidylprolyl isomerase — MAVLSKIRQRSILLIGVIGFCLLAFVIGDVIQSGGFRQSTRNVGSVNGVDISAQDFLQKVSMAEKNSQGMSNTQASNGVWEQEVKQILLDAEFEKIGLKIGKEQMINVIKQNPNFAQDPRFLNAAGQFDVNKFNEFVASIKSSQPDQWNNWLAYEKQLQQMATEQMYYTMIKAGLVTTKSDGKFAYERENDKVNFDYVAVPYTTINDDEVKVSDSEILDYVKKNPKKYKSENSREVEYVFFENKPSKEDEDEMKKTITGLLSGRVVYNEKTSTNDTLPGFKGAKNVEEFVNANSDIKYDSSYVAKKDLPLENQEQLFNLATGEVFGPYIHNGYYCLSKMMGRKGGATAKASHILLSYAGKMPGITRTKEEAKAKAEELLKQAQANPSSFAMLAMTNTDDPGSKQTGGMYDNIQPGQMVKTFNDFVFNNPVGKIGMVETEYGFHVIKVDDKYDAVRLATIAQKIEPSEATADAIYVKATKLEAEAADKDFDKVAKEMGLTVVPAMNVKATDESLPGLQNQRQIVLWAFGKDTKEGAVKKFDNLEGHIIAKLKGKNETGLISLEEAKQTVLPILRNQKKAEKIKAKMQGATLEAVSQKSGAAVNVASNVTIDNPSIPNIGQEPKVVGTAFGLGNGKTSKLIEGQMAVFMIRTKDVVKAPALPNYATYTAKIKTQSQGASSYRVIAALKAAAKIEDNRAALQ; from the coding sequence ATGGCAGTTTTATCAAAAATTAGACAGCGTTCGATCCTTTTAATTGGAGTTATCGGATTTTGTTTGCTAGCATTCGTAATTGGGGATGTTATCCAAAGCGGAGGATTTAGACAAAGTACACGTAACGTAGGTAGTGTAAATGGAGTAGATATCTCAGCTCAGGACTTTTTGCAAAAAGTATCTATGGCAGAAAAAAACAGCCAGGGTATGAGTAATACACAAGCTTCAAACGGAGTTTGGGAGCAGGAAGTAAAACAAATCCTATTAGACGCTGAATTTGAAAAAATCGGTTTAAAAATCGGAAAAGAGCAAATGATTAATGTGATCAAACAGAATCCTAACTTTGCTCAGGATCCAAGATTTTTAAATGCTGCCGGTCAGTTTGACGTAAATAAATTCAACGAATTTGTAGCCAGTATCAAATCATCGCAGCCGGATCAGTGGAATAACTGGTTGGCGTATGAAAAACAATTGCAGCAAATGGCTACCGAGCAAATGTATTATACCATGATCAAAGCAGGTCTTGTAACGACTAAAAGTGATGGTAAATTTGCTTACGAAAGAGAAAATGACAAAGTTAATTTCGACTATGTAGCGGTTCCATATACTACAATCAACGATGATGAAGTAAAAGTTTCCGATAGCGAAATTTTGGATTACGTTAAGAAAAATCCTAAAAAATACAAATCTGAAAACTCACGTGAAGTAGAATACGTATTCTTCGAAAACAAACCGTCTAAAGAAGACGAGGATGAAATGAAGAAAACAATCACAGGATTGTTATCCGGACGTGTGGTTTACAACGAAAAAACAAGTACTAACGATACCTTACCAGGTTTCAAAGGTGCTAAAAACGTAGAAGAGTTCGTAAACGCGAATTCCGATATCAAATACGATTCATCGTATGTAGCGAAAAAAGACCTGCCATTGGAAAACCAGGAGCAGTTGTTTAACCTTGCTACAGGAGAAGTATTTGGTCCTTATATCCACAACGGTTACTATTGTTTGTCTAAAATGATGGGTAGAAAAGGTGGAGCGACTGCAAAAGCAAGTCACATTCTATTGAGCTATGCCGGGAAAATGCCAGGTATTACCAGAACAAAAGAAGAAGCAAAAGCGAAAGCAGAAGAATTGTTAAAACAAGCACAGGCAAATCCATCAAGTTTTGCCATGTTGGCGATGACCAATACAGACGATCCGGGATCAAAACAAACCGGAGGTATGTACGATAACATCCAACCTGGTCAAATGGTGAAAACCTTCAACGATTTCGTATTTAACAACCCGGTAGGTAAAATCGGAATGGTAGAAACAGAATATGGTTTCCACGTAATTAAGGTAGACGATAAATACGACGCTGTTCGTTTGGCTACTATTGCACAAAAAATTGAGCCATCTGAGGCAACTGCTGATGCGATTTATGTAAAAGCTACAAAATTAGAAGCGGAAGCTGCAGATAAAGATTTTGACAAAGTAGCAAAAGAAATGGGATTAACGGTAGTTCCGGCTATGAACGTTAAAGCGACAGACGAAAGTCTTCCAGGACTTCAAAACCAGAGACAAATTGTACTTTGGGCATTTGGAAAAGATACAAAAGAAGGAGCTGTTAAGAAATTTGATAACCTTGAAGGACATATCATCGCAAAATTAAAAGGGAAAAACGAAACCGGATTGATTTCTTTGGAAGAGGCTAAACAAACGGTATTGCCAATCCTGAGAAACCAGAAAAAAGCGGAGAAAATCAAAGCTAAAATGCAAGGTGCTACTTTGGAAGCGGTTTCACAAAAATCAGGTGCTGCTGTTAACGTAGCTTCAAATGTGACAATCGATAACCCAAGTATCCCGAACATCGGGCAAGAGCCTAAAGTTGTAGGAACGGCTTTCGGATTAGGAAACGGAAAAACTTCAAAATTAATTGAAGGTCAAATGGCTGTTTTCATGATCAGAACGAAAGACGTAGTAAAAGCTCCGGCTTTACCCAACTATGCGACTTACACTGCAAAAATCAAAACACAATCACAAGGCGCTTCTTCATACCGCGTAATCGCTGCCCTGAAAGCAGCTGCTAAGATTGAAGATAACAGAGCTGCGTTACAATAG
- a CDS encoding RNA polymerase sigma factor, with amino-acid sequence MATFNWNEIYSKTSPKLLGICRRYIKDLATAEDIIQDSFIVAIQKENTLKDANAINGWLSRIVINMAIHHLKETKKINFSTDQNCEIADTTTLMNTAEIDSKSILLSSDLEKNDILEAIDQLPEHHKSVFNLYVIDQFSHVEISKILNISTGTSKSHLFRARKAIQAFLLEKIQEKPVDQKKKRRIAFLLFLGFGNQMFANYYRKPFQDFEIQPQKKLEVHSEKLPFPKDFIGLTQTTFAVKTIAASLVLISILSVLMYTYVFHYNVIPEQKTPELHPKPITNIIISQPLINTNDSVKTKTITRPNPNKKATVTTPEKATVLQNNTSKTTANSIVTTLKDSIQEEPQKVVVIKKQIVKKDTIYVTR; translated from the coding sequence ATGGCAACCTTTAACTGGAACGAAATTTATAGCAAGACATCCCCAAAATTACTGGGGATTTGTCGCAGGTACATCAAAGATCTGGCCACGGCCGAAGATATTATTCAGGATTCTTTTATCGTGGCGATCCAAAAGGAAAACACGCTAAAAGACGCCAACGCTATAAATGGCTGGTTAAGCCGAATTGTGATCAACATGGCTATCCATCATTTAAAAGAAACCAAAAAGATAAACTTCTCAACCGACCAAAACTGCGAAATTGCTGATACCACTACTCTTATGAACACCGCAGAAATAGATTCAAAAAGCATACTTCTGAGTTCCGATTTGGAAAAGAACGATATATTGGAAGCAATCGACCAATTGCCGGAACACCACAAATCGGTTTTTAACCTCTATGTAATCGACCAGTTTTCGCATGTTGAAATCAGTAAAATACTCAACATCTCAACCGGGACTTCAAAATCGCATTTGTTCCGGGCCCGGAAAGCCATTCAAGCCTTTTTACTTGAAAAAATTCAGGAGAAACCGGTTGATCAAAAGAAAAAACGCCGCATTGCTTTTTTACTTTTCTTAGGGTTCGGAAATCAAATGTTTGCCAACTATTATCGAAAACCGTTCCAGGATTTTGAAATACAACCACAGAAAAAATTAGAAGTACATTCGGAGAAGTTGCCATTTCCAAAGGATTTTATCGGTTTAACCCAAACTACTTTTGCCGTAAAAACGATCGCAGCAAGCTTAGTTTTGATCAGCATACTCAGCGTTTTGATGTATACCTACGTATTTCATTATAACGTTATTCCGGAGCAAAAAACACCGGAATTGCATCCAAAACCGATAACAAATATAATTATCAGTCAACCGCTTATAAACACGAACGATTCCGTAAAAACCAAAACGATTACTCGTCCAAATCCGAATAAAAAAGCAACAGTTACCACACCGGAAAAAGCAACGGTTTTACAAAACAATACCTCAAAAACAACTGCAAATTCAATTGTTACCACACTAAAAGATTCAATACAGGAAGAACCTCAGAAAGTAGTTGTCATTAAAAAGCAAATTGTAAAAAAAGACACTATTTATGTTACGCGATAA
- the lptC gene encoding LPS export ABC transporter periplasmic protein LptC: protein MKVHFGKYFLTLVTVLAVTVFFSCESNFKDVQRINAVPFSPIGEAENVNLKYTDSGKIKAILVSPLLLDFSNLKYPYTEFPKGVFVTLFDERGNKSYVESDYAITYAKTDIIDLQGNVKITSSDGKVLQTEQLYYDQKNEWFFTEKYFKFTDANSYLEGKGIDFSKDFSVMNAQQNRGEISKIE from the coding sequence ATGAAGGTACACTTTGGAAAATATTTTCTAACATTAGTCACAGTTCTCGCTGTGACTGTGTTTTTTTCATGCGAAAGCAATTTTAAAGACGTACAGCGTATCAATGCGGTACCGTTTTCTCCCATTGGTGAAGCCGAAAATGTGAACTTAAAATACACCGATTCGGGTAAGATCAAAGCGATATTAGTGAGCCCGTTATTGTTGGATTTTTCCAATTTAAAATATCCGTATACTGAATTTCCGAAAGGCGTATTTGTGACCCTTTTTGACGAACGTGGTAATAAAAGCTACGTGGAATCCGACTATGCGATTACCTACGCTAAAACCGATATTATCGATTTACAGGGTAATGTAAAGATAACCTCGAGCGATGGTAAGGTCTTGCAAACGGAACAATTGTACTACGATCAGAAAAATGAATGGTTTTTTACCGAGAAATATTTTAAATTTACAGATGCGAACAGTTACCTGGAAGGAAAAGGTATCGATTTTAGCAAAGATTTTTCAGTTATGAATGCCCAGCAAAACAGGGGCGAGATTTCAAAGATAGAGTAA
- a CDS encoding FAD-dependent oxidoreductase: protein METTANDVYDVIVIGGGAMGLSTAYYSGKRKAKTLVLEQFTFVNQQGSSAGVSRQFRIPYPEKYMVQMALDSLPYWKELQSHTETELLDKVGTLWFGDPEVHSTEGNIAKAEIALKELNVPYTKLTAKEVEEQYNFRNLPDNYTGLFQADGASINFKATIETLLELCRKDANITLMEQSPVTDIERKDDLFHLTTPNGYYAAKKIVITPGPYINSVINLLDFTIEATYWNMASAYFKKTNEKVQYPTWFVFQNAEGDNGNQFYGFPEVDWDHPDYIRVAPDFVIEPLDEPYDRSFIPNEKELHYTSEWVKNHMTGLDTEACFTSTCLIALSKIPNKELIIDFAPSYVPNHEDIVVYATGWAAKFTPLLGKILSDMALDGKSDYDISNFQLGYKFFRALQPINQNLPL, encoded by the coding sequence ATGGAGACTACTGCAAATGACGTTTATGACGTAATCGTGATTGGTGGCGGCGCTATGGGCCTGTCCACTGCCTACTATTCGGGAAAAAGAAAGGCCAAAACACTCGTGCTGGAACAGTTTACTTTTGTAAACCAACAGGGAAGTTCTGCCGGTGTTTCCCGACAATTCCGTATTCCGTATCCTGAAAAATATATGGTTCAGATGGCACTGGATTCCTTACCGTATTGGAAAGAACTCCAAAGCCATACCGAAACCGAACTACTCGACAAAGTCGGCACGCTTTGGTTTGGCGATCCGGAGGTGCACTCTACCGAAGGAAATATCGCAAAAGCTGAAATCGCCTTAAAAGAACTCAACGTTCCCTATACCAAACTGACCGCCAAGGAAGTCGAAGAACAATATAATTTCCGCAACCTACCGGATAACTATACCGGTTTGTTTCAGGCAGACGGTGCCAGTATCAACTTTAAAGCGACTATCGAAACCTTACTGGAGCTTTGCCGGAAAGACGCCAATATCACTTTGATGGAACAATCTCCGGTAACCGATATCGAACGCAAAGACGATTTGTTTCACCTTACGACTCCCAATGGTTATTATGCCGCTAAAAAAATCGTGATCACTCCCGGTCCGTATATCAATAGTGTGATCAACTTATTGGATTTTACGATTGAAGCAACCTATTGGAATATGGCTTCCGCCTATTTTAAAAAGACCAACGAAAAAGTACAATATCCAACCTGGTTTGTCTTTCAGAATGCCGAAGGCGACAATGGCAATCAGTTTTATGGCTTCCCGGAAGTCGACTGGGATCATCCGGACTATATCCGTGTCGCACCCGATTTTGTAATCGAACCATTGGACGAACCGTACGACCGTTCCTTTATTCCGAACGAAAAAGAATTGCACTACACCTCCGAATGGGTTAAAAATCATATGACCGGGTTGGATACCGAGGCTTGCTTTACGTCGACCTGTCTGATCGCACTGAGTAAAATCCCGAATAAAGAATTGATCATCGATTTCGCACCAAGCTACGTTCCCAACCATGAGGATATCGTGGTCTATGCGACCGGATGGGCGGCCAAATTTACGCCGCTATTGGGTAAGATCTTATCCGATATGGCTTTGGATGGTAAATCCGATTACGATATTTCCAATTTCCAATTGGGTTATAAATTCTTTAGAGCGCTTCAACCCATTAACCAAAACCTACCATTATGA
- a CDS encoding GH92 family glycosyl hydrolase: protein MSTKLSLFFLLVTAVCFSQKRVAGPADIVNPMIGTHKMGHTFPGATTPFGMVQLSPETNYTSMFVDGKYNPDAYKYCAGYQYDDKTIFGFSHTHFSGTGHADLGDFLIMPTTGKLDLNPGKASEPGSGYFSNFSHENEFAKPGYYMVKLDRYNIKAELTASDRVGFHQYTFPKSESAHIILDLVYNIYNYDDKNVWTFIRVENDSTVTGYRQTHGWGRTRTVYFAMQFSKPFLSYGHKKYDNSPYNGFYRRFNEEENFPEMAGKNIRAYFNFKTEENEKIQVKFALSPVSTEGALLNLKTEIPHWDFQRTRHETRDKWNKELSKITIETQKPEDEETFYTALYHTMLGPIVYEDVDGKYKGLDQNVHESDGFTNYTVFSLWDTYRALHPLFNLIQPKRNNDMIKSMLAHHDQSVHKMLPVWSHYANENWCMIGYHSISVIADAIAKNTTDVDLNRALTAGKNTSTVPYFDGLDSYMRLGYVPEDKSGNSVSKTLEFAYDDWCIAQIAKKANNTTVYQEYLKRSENYQNVYDPSTRYIRPKLNNGKWKEPFDPLDTHGQGFIEGNALNYGFYVPHNIDHMIEMMGGKNKFAAQLDQVFSIKLDDKYIEKNEDITRDGIIGAYVHGNEPGHHIPYLYNWTGKPWKTQERVRMIMDTMYSNSIDGLCGNDDAGQMSAWYVFSALGFYPVLPGSDQYAIGSPLLKAATLHFENGKSLKIKTVNQGPKNVYVQKITLNNKEIDRDYLLHGELYDNAELTFYLSNKPKR, encoded by the coding sequence ATGTCTACAAAACTATCCCTTTTCTTTTTGCTGGTTACCGCCGTTTGCTTTAGTCAGAAACGCGTTGCCGGACCAGCCGATATTGTCAACCCGATGATCGGTACTCATAAAATGGGGCATACCTTTCCCGGCGCTACTACTCCGTTCGGAATGGTACAATTAAGCCCCGAAACCAATTACACCTCTATGTTTGTCGACGGCAAATACAATCCGGATGCTTATAAATACTGTGCCGGATACCAATATGACGATAAAACGATTTTCGGATTTAGCCACACCCATTTTAGCGGAACCGGTCATGCCGATTTAGGCGATTTCCTGATTATGCCTACCACCGGAAAACTCGATTTAAATCCCGGAAAAGCCAGCGAACCCGGAAGCGGTTATTTTTCGAATTTCTCCCATGAAAACGAATTTGCCAAACCCGGCTACTATATGGTCAAACTTGATCGTTATAACATCAAAGCCGAATTAACCGCCAGCGATCGCGTCGGATTCCATCAATATACCTTTCCGAAATCGGAATCCGCACATATTATATTAGACCTCGTTTATAATATTTACAATTACGATGACAAAAATGTCTGGACGTTTATTCGCGTGGAAAACGATTCGACCGTAACCGGCTACCGCCAAACCCATGGTTGGGGACGAACCCGAACGGTATACTTCGCCATGCAGTTTTCGAAACCGTTCCTATCTTACGGTCATAAAAAATACGACAACAGCCCATACAATGGCTTTTACCGTCGTTTTAATGAAGAAGAAAACTTCCCGGAAATGGCCGGTAAAAACATCCGTGCGTATTTTAACTTTAAAACCGAGGAAAACGAAAAGATTCAGGTAAAATTCGCCTTATCACCGGTGAGTACCGAAGGCGCGCTGTTAAATTTAAAAACCGAAATTCCGCATTGGGATTTCCAGAGAACCCGACACGAAACACGCGATAAATGGAATAAAGAACTATCCAAAATCACCATCGAAACCCAAAAACCGGAAGACGAAGAAACCTTCTATACCGCCTTATACCACACCATGCTTGGCCCAATTGTGTATGAAGATGTCGACGGAAAATACAAAGGACTGGATCAGAACGTACACGAATCAGACGGATTCACCAATTATACCGTTTTCTCGCTTTGGGATACATACCGCGCGTTACATCCGCTGTTTAATCTGATCCAACCCAAACGGAATAACGACATGATCAAATCCATGTTGGCACACCACGATCAAAGCGTTCATAAAATGCTACCCGTTTGGAGTCATTACGCCAACGAAAACTGGTGTATGATTGGGTATCATTCGATCTCCGTAATTGCCGACGCCATTGCCAAAAACACCACCGATGTCGACCTTAACCGCGCACTTACCGCCGGAAAAAATACGTCGACCGTTCCCTATTTCGACGGATTGGATAGTTATATGCGCCTGGGTTATGTTCCGGAAGATAAAAGTGGTAATTCCGTTTCGAAAACTCTGGAATTTGCCTACGATGACTGGTGTATCGCACAGATTGCCAAAAAAGCCAATAATACGACCGTTTATCAGGAATATCTGAAGCGTTCTGAAAATTACCAAAATGTGTACGATCCGTCGACCCGTTATATACGTCCGAAGTTAAACAATGGAAAATGGAAAGAACCTTTCGATCCACTAGACACCCACGGACAAGGTTTTATCGAAGGAAATGCGTTAAACTACGGTTTTTATGTTCCGCATAATATTGATCACATGATCGAAATGATGGGTGGTAAAAACAAATTTGCCGCACAGCTTGATCAGGTATTTTCGATCAAACTGGATGATAAATATATTGAGAAAAACGAAGATATTACCCGCGACGGTATCATCGGCGCCTATGTACACGGTAACGAACCGGGGCATCATATCCCCTATTTATACAATTGGACCGGTAAGCCCTGGAAAACACAAGAGCGCGTTCGTATGATTATGGATACGATGTATTCCAATTCGATTGATGGTTTGTGCGGAAACGACGACGCTGGTCAGATGAGTGCCTGGTATGTCTTTAGCGCGCTTGGTTTTTATCCGGTGCTTCCGGGATCGGATCAATATGCCATCGGAAGTCCGCTGCTTAAAGCCGCTACCTTGCATTTTGAAAACGGCAAATCGCTAAAAATAAAAACGGTCAATCAAGGACCAAAAAATGTATATGTACAGAAAATCACCTTAAACAATAAAGAAATCGATCGCGATTATCTGTTACATGGCGAGCTTTACGACAATGCCGAGTTAACTTTTTATTTAAGTAACAAGCCAAAACGGTAA
- a CDS encoding hemolysin family protein — MEIAIIITCLILSAFFSGMEIAYIASNKVYLSIEKKQNTFFSKILTRLTEKPAHFIASMLLGKSIVFTIYGYFSSALVVQLLREHSVLLSPFQMIVMQVVMATALLLLTSSFLPKVIFQIYPNTLIKVLALPAYCFYLLFSGISKIVVAIADKVLVHVFKLERNKEVLYFNRGELGTYITEQVNAAENQQEIDTEIQIFQNALEFSDVKVRDIMTPRTEIAAVELCDNVTELRELFVETGYSKIVIYEGTLDNSIGYVHSFELFKKPTDIQSVMIPVEYVPETVLIKEVLDLLTKKRKSMAVVIDEYGGTAGIVTVEDIIEELFGEIEDEHDLEELIEEKRNDHSFLFSARLNVEYVNQKYNLKIPVSDSYVTLGGFIVHATKEIPQQGQQLELSGYRIIIREASGKRIELIEVRIKE; from the coding sequence ATGGAAATAGCGATAATCATAACGTGTCTGATTTTGTCCGCGTTCTTTTCCGGGATGGAAATAGCCTATATCGCTTCCAATAAAGTTTACCTGAGTATCGAAAAAAAACAAAACACTTTTTTTTCAAAAATACTAACCCGACTCACCGAAAAACCGGCTCATTTTATAGCGTCTATGCTATTGGGAAAAAGTATCGTTTTTACGATTTACGGTTATTTTTCCAGTGCATTGGTGGTGCAATTGCTTCGGGAACACAGTGTTTTATTAAGTCCGTTTCAGATGATTGTGATGCAGGTGGTTATGGCAACCGCATTGTTATTACTTACATCCAGTTTTCTTCCGAAAGTTATTTTTCAGATTTATCCGAATACGCTGATTAAAGTACTGGCCTTGCCGGCCTATTGCTTTTACCTGCTATTTTCCGGGATTTCCAAGATTGTCGTAGCGATTGCTGATAAAGTCCTGGTTCATGTTTTTAAACTCGAACGAAATAAAGAGGTACTGTATTTTAATAGGGGCGAGTTGGGAACCTATATTACCGAACAGGTCAATGCGGCCGAAAACCAGCAGGAAATAGATACCGAGATACAGATTTTTCAGAATGCATTGGAATTTTCCGATGTAAAAGTGCGCGATATTATGACGCCGCGAACGGAAATTGCTGCGGTGGAATTGTGTGATAATGTTACAGAACTGCGGGAATTATTTGTAGAAACCGGTTATTCCAAAATAGTGATATACGAAGGGACGCTTGATAATAGCATCGGATATGTGCATTCGTTCGAACTGTTTAAAAAACCAACCGATATTCAGTCGGTAATGATACCGGTGGAATATGTACCGGAAACCGTGCTGATTAAAGAGGTGTTGGATTTGCTTACAAAAAAGCGGAAAAGTATGGCGGTAGTTATCGACGAATATGGAGGAACTGCCGGTATTGTTACGGTAGAAGATATTATCGAAGAATTATTCGGAGAAATTGAAGATGAACACGATTTGGAAGAACTGATTGAGGAAAAGCGAAATGATCATTCATTTTTGTTTTCGGCTCGTTTAAATGTGGAATATGTTAACCAGAAATATAATCTTAAAATTCCGGTAAGTGATTCCTATGTTACATTAGGAGGCTTCATTGTACATGCGACCAAGGAAATCCCGCAACAGGGACAGCAATTGGAGTTGTCCGGTTACCGGATTATAATACGCGAGGCTTCCGGTAAACGAATTGAATTAATCGAAGTTCGTATCAAAGAATAA